A genomic window from Polaribacter gangjinensis includes:
- the ffh gene encoding signal recognition particle protein, translated as MFSNLSDKLDKALHTLKGHGKITEINVAETLKEVRRALLDADVNFKIAKEFTKNVQTKAIGQNVLTTLNPGQLMVKLVKDELTTLMGGETVGINLGGSPTVILMSGLQGSGKTTFSGKLANYLKTKKTKQVLLVGCDVYRPAAVNQLQVVGEQVGVEVYAEIGNQNPVEISLNAIKYAKANGKNVVIIDTAGRLAVDAAMMTEISNIHKAVNPQETLFVVDSMTGQDAVNTSKAFNDVLNFDGVVLTKLDGDTRGGAALSIKSVVDKPIKFIGTGEKMDAIDVFYPERMADRILGMGDVISLVERAQDQYDEEEARKLQKKIAKNQFGFDDFLTQIQQIKKMGSMKDLIGMIPGAGKAMKDVEINDDAFKGIEAIIHSMTPSERSTPSLIDVSRKKRIAKGSGTTIQEVNQLMKQFEQMSKMMKMMQGGGGKKMMQMMQGMK; from the coding sequence ATGTTTAGTAATTTAAGCGATAAATTAGATAAAGCCCTACACACCCTAAAAGGGCATGGAAAAATCACAGAAATAAATGTTGCAGAAACACTTAAAGAAGTTCGTAGAGCATTACTTGATGCCGACGTTAACTTTAAGATTGCCAAAGAATTTACCAAAAATGTTCAAACAAAAGCTATTGGTCAAAATGTATTAACAACATTGAACCCAGGGCAATTGATGGTAAAATTAGTCAAAGACGAATTGACTACTTTAATGGGTGGTGAAACTGTAGGCATCAATTTAGGAGGTTCTCCAACAGTGATTTTAATGTCTGGTTTACAAGGTTCTGGAAAGACTACTTTTTCTGGAAAATTGGCAAATTACCTAAAAACAAAAAAAACAAAACAAGTACTTTTAGTAGGTTGTGATGTTTATAGACCTGCTGCCGTTAATCAATTACAAGTGGTTGGTGAACAAGTTGGCGTAGAAGTTTATGCAGAAATAGGCAATCAAAATCCGGTTGAAATTTCTTTAAATGCCATCAAATATGCCAAAGCAAATGGTAAAAATGTAGTAATTATAGATACTGCAGGACGTTTAGCGGTTGATGCTGCAATGATGACCGAAATTTCGAATATTCACAAAGCTGTAAATCCGCAAGAAACGCTTTTTGTTGTAGATTCTATGACAGGACAAGATGCTGTAAATACTTCAAAAGCTTTTAATGATGTTTTAAATTTTGATGGAGTTGTATTGACCAAATTAGATGGTGACACACGTGGTGGAGCTGCATTATCTATAAAATCAGTGGTTGATAAACCTATCAAATTTATTGGAACTGGCGAAAAAATGGATGCGATTGATGTGTTTTATCCAGAAAGGATGGCAGATCGTATTTTAGGAATGGGTGATGTGATTTCGTTAGTAGAACGTGCGCAAGATCAATATGATGAGGAAGAAGCCAGAAAATTACAAAAGAAAATTGCAAAAAATCAGTTTGGTTTTGATGATTTCTTGACACAAATTCAGCAAATTAAAAAAATGGGAAGCATGAAAGATTTAATCGGAATGATTCCTGGTGCTGGAAAAGCAATGAAAGATGTTGAAATAAATGATGATGCTTTTAAAGGAATTGAAGCCATTATTCATTCTATGACACCATCAGAAAGAAGCACACCTTCTTTGATAGATGTAAGCAGAAAAAAAAGAATTGCCAAGGGCTCAGGAACTACGATTCAAGAAGTAAATCAATTGATGAAACAGTTTGAACAAATGAGTAAAATGATGAAAATGATGCAAGGTGGTGGTGGCAAAAAAATGATGCAAATGATGCAAGGAATGAAATAA